The genomic interval agaggtcgccagaagctagttgtaaaaataattgttttcagctaaacagggtgtaatacagtgaagagaaatgctttattttattttatgtacccccaatcaaaacccaaatctaaccctaaccattagtagagacaaaatgcaatgttagggataaaaatgcaacctccatgTCATGCTTGTGATTGTTTattcaaatgtgattacttcctcgtttgaattgggattgaactgtggtctcccatgcaactgacgcaacGCGCTAACTACCAGTCGTGGCACAAGGGAAAGTAATGGATacttttaaactccaaaaagcacataaaggtagcagaaaggtaatccataagactctataatccatgtcttctgaagcaatccagtcagtttgggtgagaatagaccaaaatataaatgatcataattttaagcttgattagacttcctagtgcttgatgcatgctagagccctagatggcactaggaagtgtaatcgagcttgaaattatgatcaccAAGGACactgctgatatcaagatttacagtgaaaaaggagtttattCTCACCataaaccgattggatcactttagaagacatggattaaaccactggagtctcatggatttttttatgctgtctttatgtgctttttttttaagagctgagatattcttctaaaaatctttgtttgtgttctgcagaagaaagaaagacatacacatctgggatggcatgaggataagtaaacgatgagataattttcattttttctatttctttaacattcctttaactggtgtctttgcaagattttattttatttttttgtgatatgtGTTATATGTTATATGGGGCACTTTTCATTAAGATTTAAGATTGAGACTGGGGCATTTAAAGTTATCAGCTTATTTTGCACTGTAATCGTGTGCCAATAGCGAGTCAGTATCATGTTACAAACTTGTAAGCTTTTGTATGTGGCAGCCTTACTCGGTACGTATGGGACAACAAAATAACATATATTCAATGTCATAATTCCAAATGTTTAACATCTCTTAACAGATTGCCTTGAATATTTGAAGAACCATGGCAGTTCCATGTTCCATATCCAGTGTAACCAAGTACAACACACCCGCTGATACAATGTATCATAAACAACAATTTTAAGTATTTTTGCAAATTAATCAAAGACAGGCATATCAATGGACTGTACCATTTTGCAGACTGGAAAGACAATATTACCCCATTGACAGCAGCAGTTATATGCAGAAATGAAAAGATCTGTTTTGGGTTTATTtacttaataaataataaataaagcaaataaatgtttcaggtaagtgttctcaggcttcggaaaCCTCtctttctcatgagcaaaatcttccagctcattgatattctttggtttctgtgctgccactgcttccttgaaatcccaacaaaggtttgcaatgggattttaatgatggactgaaagggccatttaaggacattccacgacctatccctgaaacTTTTGGACAactccttggtgttattgtcttgctggaaagtccagtgatcaccgagcttcaatttacacactgaaggcatcacatttttcatgccaaaatggcctgatacctgaaagaatccatggtggcagtcacatagtcaggatagccgtttcctgcagccgcaaaacacccccataacaggactgacccacctccatgcttgactgtggggatggcgtcgttcttgtcatcaccttgtcatcttactccagacgtactgctgacccatgggtctaaaactcattttcagtttagtgtcatacgtctataaaaccttcttccaggactccacaggtctttcctacttctttcctattacttcttgaatattcaagtcaacatttcccttggtgaagttttgctttttccacaccccaagaaggttgctgttgtaccatatttaaaacaaatgtatgaatggtgctgccaactttgtctattggaagttaaagtaccttggaaatgtacttttaaccATGACCCTTCTTGTGCAATGAAAtcatctcctctattagcttttgagacagcttatttttaagtgcattttttgcatagaaacacatttttgcttacaacgctaaacttaaattttaaaacttgaataagtgccattgcagattgatgacttaattttgttttaaaacaattacttgtgtagccttacatatttaagaaacagctacatgcaataggggttgaataattatgccATGACTATTTGAATAATATAATGGGGGGGGGGCGatgggttgaataatttcgattgcaactgtacatgGAATTCAAGCAAAATTGAGCTTCTTGTCTATGGATTGTTTGCCTATATAAATGAGTTTGCCCCTAAACTTGTTCAGTCTTGTGGATTGTCTTCAGTCCCATATAGGATATTTTATTCTTCAAACAAAATCTGAAGTCATTGCTCACAGACAGTTTGTGTAAGAAAGCTGCTTCTTCAAAGAGCAAGAAAAAGAAGAACAGAATCCAGCAAGAGGTGGAGTCACTGGAGGGTGAGCAGCAAGATAAAGAAGAGGATAAAACAGAAATGGAACAACCATTTCCGGAAAGTGCAGTGACTCCCATCAAGGAATCTATTTCAATCATTCAGCCACATATTCCTGTGAAGAATCCAGCAAGACCAAAAGAGTGGAAAAGCCATCATGGAGGCCCAAATTGGAGAAGCTCACTAAAATGGATGCTACTGATACCAACATACTGAGAAATGTTACtcttgttttcagtgatgaattTCAGATAGCCAAAGTGATGAAACAGAAGTTTTTCTTGGTCTGAGGGATGACGGCTTAGAGGTAGCTGAGAAACGAAGGATTAAGTCTAAATACAGAATCCTTAAAAACTAAAAGGAATTTTTACAGCTTCCACAACTTGATAGTCCCTCCATTGTGCGATATGTGGACTTTGCAGAGGATATCATAGCCATATCatgctgttcatgtgttgtactttttatagtttacttccatgttttatcttcatcaaacagcaatgtcaaatgtaaatcgtcattttctgaagcaacagtgccaccttgagtaagaaatagcatgaatattatttatgtgtatacacacacgggatactgataattcaccattgttgataattaattgttgcacagaaaatcaacatgatatagtatttatttgtatgaatatagtgctaatttattttgtaataaacaaagaaatagatatcttgTGATTGTAAATgtatatagatataaaataatcataaaaatactgACAGTCTAACATAGagtagggtctctaatgacccatACAATTTTGGTACTCAAACCAttataattgttttgttgttgttgtttttttttttcaattttggtATTTTTTTGTGTTATACTATTTAAAAGAGAAAGAttaaggaatactaaagaggtgtgcataccggcacaactccaaaaaatggataagGTTCAAGGAGTGGAATGAcgtcccaggtcactaaagacctgaggtatgtgtttaagggttaaattGTCATCCCTGTTACTAtgattttcagaatcagaatgagctttattgccaagtacacttacacacacaaggaatttgtcatggtgacagaagcttccagtgcaaagataatgcaaccatatatacatacatacaaacatatacatttaaacatatatacatatagtgacataaacataaaaaataagatataacaaataaaaaagagaaatatacaatagagcaatactgttgtttgaatattttatatacagatattcaGTTATgtgaagaggtaggatatgttaaagaatataaatttaatatagatataagtaggaatggatggattaaatattgcacatggttggtTGTATTGATAAAAGGAAAGTAtatgggggcagttttaactgttcatgaggtggatatcctgagggaaaaaacagttcctgtgcctggctgttctgttgctcagtgctctgtagcaccggccagagggcaacagtttgaaaaggaagtgtgctgggtaaatggggtcaagagtgattttaccaacccttttcgtcactctggatgtgtacagttctagcagggtgggtaggggagcgccaataatcctctcagcagtccaaactatcctttgaagtagctgaaccaaatcagacagttatagaagtgcaaaggacagactcagtgactgcggAGTAGAATTGTATCAGggtgaacttcctcagctggcgaaggaagtacaacctctgctgggcctttttcaaaattgagtctatgtgggtctcccacttcaggtcctgtgagatggtagtgcccaggaacctgaatgactccactgcttccacagtgctgttcagaatggtgagtgggggtaatgttggggtgttcctcctaaagtccactatcatctccactgttttgaacgtgttcagctccaggttgttttgactgcaccagatggccagctgttcaacttcccttctgtatgcagactcgtcatcaccttggatgaggccgatgactgtagtgtcgtctgtgaacttcaggagcttgacagagggatccttggcggtgcagtcatttgtgtacagggagaagagtagtggggagagcacacatccctggggagcaccagtgctgattgtacatgtgctggaggtgaattttgccattctcactagctgctgcctgtccatcagaaagctggtgatccactgatagatagatccgggaacagagagctgggttattTTACTCCATAGGAGAGAGGGgctgatggtgttaaaagctgaactgaagtgaacaggtccctggtctgtctagatgtttaAGTATTTTTACACTAAATTCTCTTTCTAATAAACACCTTGTAGTGTCATAACCTTGAGCATAAATCTGTAAAACTGTAAAACCTGTTACTGATTTAAAGACATAGCTATCCCAACTGCCAacatattttagaaaaataaatttaGCTTGAGATGGCACAATGCAATTTATCAACACTTAATACATTCTTTTTCTAATAGAATTTTAACTTTACAGGAAGTTCctttaaaaatcacctttttgaAATGGAAAAGGCACTGATTTCAAGGAATGACCCATAATGAAAGCCATTTAATCatcataaacaacaaaaataaaaacaggccATATGAGCTGTGAAACTTGGTATAAGAAAGAGCTGAATAAATTAGTGGTAATAAAACCGTTtcctaaataaaatataaataatcagtCCAGCCCCGGGGCAAAAATCTGCAGACTTTTCACAttcgtttttttctctctgtatAAATCGGTAAGAGTTGCGCGTTTCAACCATTTATCAGGCTATCACTTGCAAGGTATTTCTCACACGATCTCTCTCAGGTGGCGTTAACCGGTAGGGAAGTAATTTGATAAATTATCAATGAATGATCAAATGTTTTGTGTTAAATATTCTGAATAAACCTGAGTATGCTTTTAATTTGATTTCATATAATTACTGTGAAGAGCACATATCAAAATTAACCAGTTGACGATTGAGAAAAGTTTATGTTTTTAACTGCATTAATAGTATATATGATATCTATGttctttataaaattatttataaatgaaatccaGATGGACGTTTAACAAAAATGAAGTCTTATAATCTTTGCAGTCTTTATATGTTGGAATTAATTTATCTTTGAAAGTTGACACAAGAACTTCTCTCTCTCCAGCCTTATTTTACCCTGTAATGCATATTGAGCCAGTATCTTGTGGCAACCCTGCAAATTTTTACATGATGGTCACTACACTATAGCCTATGAGGCAACAAAGAAATAtgcacaatataaaaaatatccaTAATGCCAAATGTTTTATATCTCTTAACAGATTGCCTGTAATATTTGAAGAACCATGGCATTCCAGTTCCAATTATCCACAATAGAAGTTCCAGTTCCAGTTGTTCCAGTAGTACCAAGATAAACAGACCACCAAATATAATGGATCAAAGACAAGTCACAGAAATTTCGCAAATTAATGCGAGGTAGGGATATCAATGGACTTTACCATTCTGAAGATTTGAATGATGATATCACCCTACTGACAGCAGCAGTTGTATACAGGAATGAGGAAATTTGTTCTTATCTGCTTGAAGAGTCTGCCGATCCCAACAAACCCTCAACAAAAGGACTAGCTCCTCTACACTATGCTGCAATTATATCTGGAGTTCCATTGACTATTGTAAAAAGAATACTGGCAGCAAAAGCTAATCTAGATGGAAATAAATTACAAATGCTTACTCCATTTCAATATGCTGTTGATTATGGCCGTGAAGACATTGTGAAAGCACTTATAGAAGTTGGAGCTTCAGCTGTAAGTAACTATGGAAGGAATCCAGTGCTTGATAAAAAAAGTGGAAAACATAATCAATCGATTATCGATACAGAAGGAAGATTTAGCAAAAGTCCagatatttctctctttttctcatgcTGTAACAAAAAAAGACCAGAGAGAAGTTTTTGAATTCTATGAGAAGCATTTTCTTGAAGAGCACCCTGTATTTCATACAATTCTGTTTGAAGGGTACTTTGGTGTCATTggacaaggtgcagagatgtatCGTCAGAGTGGCACTCAAGTGGTTAAAAGATACAGAAAGTGCAGACCAGTATATTAAGGAAATCATCAAGCTCTTTCCAAGAATGCCTCAGGAGAATTCTCTGGTTGCACTTAACTGCTTAAATGTTGCTTTGTGTGTCAGTGAAAGAATATCTTCTCAGGTATTAAATCAGCTTGTGCCAGTTCTAACAAACAGACTCCAGCACTTTGGAAACCCACAAGCAGAAATTGTCAATCTATTGATACTAAAAATACTCAATGTCATGATGCAAAAGACATCTGAGCAAAAACTCAGCACAAACCATTTTGTCTATGAAAAGTTGTGCAAAGATCTGTTGCCTCTCACAGATGCTAATTATTAAAGTCTAAATGCAGTTTGGACCTATGGATTGTTTGCCTATATATATGACTTTGCTCCAGAACTTGTTGGAATGTATGGATTGTGCTCGGTACCAGAGAGGATACTTTGCTCTGCAGAGCTAGAGATGGATGAAGTAATGAAAAAAAAGCTGCAAAAGCTGAACACATCACTCAGACATCCACCAGGTTCAAGTGCAGTGGATAGTTTATGTGAGAAGAATGCTGCTGCTCATTCAACAAGcaggaaaaagaagaagaagaagaagaagaagaagaagaaaaattatGCAAGAGATGGAGTCACAAGAAGGGGAGCTGCAAGATGTAATAACTCCCATCGAGGAGATATATTCAAGTGTGCAACCATTCGAACTGCCTGTTGAGAATCCACCACCAAGAGAGTGGGATCCAATTAGTCATCGCTGGAGGGAACATTCTGAGAAACTTACTAAAATTGATGATAGCAAAACCTATAGACTAGGAGGTCTTACTCTTGTTCTCAGTGCTGAATTTCAGATTGCTAAAGGAAGTGATGGAACACAAGTTTTTCTTGGTCTGAGGGATGATGGCTTAGAAGTAGCTGTGAAACGAATGATTAAGTCTAATTACCAAGTCTTAAAAAATGAGGAGGTATTTTTATGACTTCCACAACTTGATAGTCCCTCCATTGTGCGATATGTGGACTTTGCAGAGGATGACAATTTTGGATACCTTGTCCTTCAGCTTTGTGAGTACACATTAGAGGAATATATTCAAGAACACTTGCCAGATGACATTGCTGAGACGGCTGATGTTTTGAAGAAACTTGTGAAGGAAGTGCTCTGCAGCTTACAGGTTTTACACAGCCAAAATACCAAAGTGCTCCACCAGGATATCAAATCCCAGAATGTTCTGAATGGTAGGAGTTAAATCTTGAACATGTAACACTATGTTAATTCAATATATTAGAACCCAAAATAACTGTGGTCTTTCTCCATTTCTCAGACATAAATGGAAAAGCTAGATTGGCTGATTTTGGCATAAGTCGTCGACTCAACCTAAGCCAAACCACTTTACAAACAGGCATAGCTGGAACTAGATTCTGGAAGGCAAAGGAAATCATAGATGAGGAGAACAACAGTGGGTACAAGAGGAGTTCTGACATTCAGGTGGGTTCTCAGTGTTGATCTATTGATCTTAAATTGTGAGAATTCTGAACTAATGGTATTACAGCAATCTGTTTTAAGGTTGCTGGGATGTTGGTGTACTATATTCTCTCTAGAGGGCACCATCCATTTGGCAAAGATCCATTTTGTGAAGTCAACATTCTACAAGGAAATTATTCACTGGAGCACCTGGATGATGAGGTGGCGAAGGATCTTGTGGAGTGGATGATCAATGAAAATCCAAAGGAGAGACCAACTGTGGAGCAGACCCTTGCACACCCCTTTTTCTGGAACGATGAGAGGTATAATATGTCACAGATTTGATAGTGCCAATTATTGGTCCAAACTTATGAACATCTCATTATTAAAATCTGCAAGTGATACAAGTCTCTCAAACATTTACAACACTGCaataagatagatagacagacagacagacagacagacagacagacagatagatagatagatagatagatagatagatagatagatagatagatagatagatagaagcaTCGTTGATACtcattcatgtcttctgaatagATTATAAGGGGTATTGTGTTTCTGAAATCTTCTCAGGAGACTGGAGTACCTGAAAAAATTGGGAAATCAGACTGAGGCTGAGAACTGTCGTAATGCTGACGAGGAGCTCCTTTATGCCATTGAAAAATACACAAAGGGGAAAACCTTTTCTGAATGGAAAACTAAAGTGAGTCTAACCTCAATACAGACATGTTCAAAAGCACTCTATAAAGAAATACAGattaatactgtatatcatattttttatattatttgctcATGGATATGTTCAGCAATGCTTACTGGCAACTGAAaatgatatttttctgttttatgaGACATAGAAGGGCAACCTAAAGAAATGAAAATATCACCAATttcaaaaatcagttttcatGATTTTCCTTGTTATGAATTCACCTAATCTAGTTAATGGCCAGCTTCTGTGTTGTGAAAAATCATCTATTACTtggaacctttttttttattttttactgtatgcCTCTTCTTCAGTATTCGGTATAAAAACATTTCTGTTGTCAGTTGCCATCTGAGCTTGTCCAGAATCTGGATGGTAAGAAGAAACCCTATCCTGAAAACACACTGGGTCTGCTGCGATTTGTACGCAACCTGCACGAGCATTAGTAAGTAACATGTAACATGAAATATTTGCACAATGATTTTGTGATATTTTGTGTGAGATCCTGTTTTTTTTGTGGTGTCTTTTTTCACTTTCTATAGTCTAGAGGATGCAGAGAAGATCAACCTGATGGTGTTATTCCCTGATCTCTTTGGCAGTGTGTTCAGGTTTGCCAGGGAGAGTGGATGGAACTCCAGGGCGAGTCTGAAAAAGTTCTTCAGCTTAGTTCCTCAGATTTACTTTTTCTCTTGTCTGGATTCAGTATGAACGTTGATTCTGCCTCATGTATGGGTCATTCTCATGAAAAGGTGCCTGtaaaatatctgtaaaatatgtatttatttttattatttctggaatatataggcctatatttgtttattttatttttattttactgctGAACTTTCAgtacaatttttaatttttttattttcaatggcTGATTCTTGAACTATTACTACCCAGTCCTAAGTTTACAGCCATGCGAAgaaccattatttatttattgttactaACCCCAAAGTATGTCAACCTGATCACAGTAAGTTTGGAAATCATGGTACTGTGGTATCTGTTGGTTCTGTTATTCTATAAGCCATTACTCATTTTCCATGCAGGCCTACCTTGTAATAattaattgatatatatatatatatatatattcagttttcTGAAAATGACCAATGTCAATGATTATTACAAAAATTGTAGATAATATTGTAGATAATACAgtgattatattttttatggtATTTTCAAATTGAGGGTTATAGCCTCGGAGAAGGgggttttatttacaaataatctGTTTTGTATTGGTGgaagaaataaataattgttttaatatttcaaaacagcagaattttttttaactttatttacaACTTCATAATCACAATGCAGTTATAGCTTAAATTATTGTAAGAATATTTCCGACATCTACTGTATATtcttacatttttcataaattgTTTATGTCCACTGGATTTTGCGAAACACTCatctacaataaaataaatgtgcttATACACTTCACTGTTcactgtttaatgtttaattgtttGGTGCATGATTCATGtttcatttgacattattattcatGGTTAGGTTCTTAGCACTTCTTAACATTTCTGATGCGGAGGTACACAtcccatattttttattttttttatttttatttgttttattattagaaTAACTGCAGCTACAGTATGGCAATTATACAAACATTTCAGCCAAAAGCAGAAATAAACAAAGattaacctaaaaatgaaacAATACCAGGCATtcaataatatatactgtatatgtcaaaatcaaatcaaatcaaatcactttattgtcacacagccatatacacaagtgcaatggtgtgtgaaattcttgggtgcagttccgatcaacatagctcgggtggctggagtctctgatgatcctccgagcttttttcacacaccgccttgtatatataaCTGATATGTATTATATTACATACATTTCACAATTCTATATTTATTTGTTACAAAGTATCCTACTTTGAAAGTCAACGATATTGAGTCAAAATCCTTCATCAAAAAACAAAATTGGGTATGACATGAGAATGCATTTTTCTGCTCCTCGTTAACGCAGCACATAACTGCTGGTTTATGATCAGTTTTCCAAAGCCAAATCGAACCCTTAACAATTAATGAAGCGCAAAAACTAGATAAGTAGTTGCGGATAACATCTTCCGACATCGCTTGCTACATTCATGCGCCGAGAAAACGTAGCTTTAATCGATAAAAAAACATTCCCAAAAGTGTAGCCTAATTCGTGGATTAAG from Myxocyprinus asiaticus isolate MX2 ecotype Aquarium Trade chromosome 1, UBuf_Myxa_2, whole genome shotgun sequence carries:
- the LOC127440131 gene encoding uncharacterized protein LOC127440131; the encoded protein is MLLLIQQAGKRRRRRRRRRRKIMQEMESQEGELQDVITPIEEIYSSVQPFELPVENPPPREWDPISHRWREHSEKLTKIDDSKTYRLGGLTLVLSAEFQIAKGSDGTQVFLGLRDDGLEVAVKRMIKSNYQVLKNEELCEYTLEEYIQEHLPDDIAETADVLKKLVKEVLCSLQVLHSQNTKVLHQDIKSQNVLNDINGKARLADFGISRRLNLSQTTLQTGIAGTRFWKAKEIIDEENNSGYKRSSDIQVAGMLVYYILSRGHHPFGKDPFCEVNILQGNYSLEHLDDEVAKDLVEWMINENPKERPTVEQTLAHPFFWNDERRLEYLKKLGNQTEAENCRNADEELLYAIEKYTKGKTFSEWKTKLPSELVQNLDGKKKPYPENTLGLLRFVRNLHEHYLEDAEKINLMVLFPDLFGSVFRFARESGWNSRASLKKFFSLVPQIYFFSCLDSV